In the Flagellimonas sp. MMG031 genome, one interval contains:
- a CDS encoding tetratricopeptide repeat protein codes for MKHYIVILSLLSLFWQSINAQGREKELDSLITRAEQLPEAIEKAQVLSRIHERMMFTDPDKARDYAQQAFDLSEKLDYKKGIANGYLQFGNYFSNRTENDSATYFYELSLEKFKEIKSIRGQIFANHSLAGIEREKGNYDRAIEITNRNIALYNDQNRNETDLKEFNLIGAEYEVLGSVYMDKGNYTLALNETLNALRFFEEVGDKVRKGDALLQLGQIEYKLGNFNASLAYEEEAFAIYRDEDDKVYQSYAANHAGLAAEALGDMQKAEEYQRAAMTLAQEVGVKSALSTALRDLGRIHAKKGLLNDARTFLEESYKVSESTGIQLDIASSLKELAQVDYQSNEFSEALKKMDRVIEMAESIGAVSILGQSYRERSQIHESLGKYTNAIADLRTYQIINDSIFNSRKSQQIEELKTIYETEKKEAEIALQEEEINTLNAQAKVNRLTKGLYAGGMASALALSGLLVFGYRQKMKKNKIAREKQEEIYKQEIEHKKKELASQTLHLVQKNTFIQELMDNLENIKNSPEKFKMEFRRIVMLLKKENASDKDWEVFKTYFAEVHNDFDQKLKTIYPDISEKEIRLAAFLRMNLTTKEIAATLNVLPDSILKSKYRLKKKLELDKETDLVAFLSSL; via the coding sequence GTGAAACACTACATCGTCATTTTAAGCTTGCTTTCCCTTTTTTGGCAATCCATAAACGCCCAAGGCCGGGAAAAAGAATTGGACAGTTTGATCACCCGCGCCGAACAACTTCCAGAAGCCATTGAAAAAGCCCAAGTGCTTTCCCGAATACATGAAAGGATGATGTTCACGGACCCAGATAAGGCTCGAGACTACGCACAACAAGCGTTTGACCTTTCGGAAAAACTGGACTACAAAAAGGGAATTGCCAATGGCTATCTTCAATTTGGGAATTATTTTTCCAACCGAACTGAGAACGACTCAGCTACCTATTTCTATGAGCTTTCATTGGAGAAATTCAAGGAAATAAAGTCCATAAGGGGACAAATTTTCGCCAACCACTCCCTAGCCGGAATTGAACGTGAAAAAGGAAATTACGACAGGGCCATTGAAATTACCAATCGAAACATCGCACTTTACAATGATCAAAACAGAAACGAGACCGATTTAAAGGAATTCAATCTGATCGGTGCAGAATATGAAGTTTTGGGAAGCGTTTACATGGACAAGGGCAATTATACCCTGGCCCTAAATGAAACCCTAAATGCGCTACGTTTTTTTGAAGAGGTGGGAGACAAGGTACGAAAGGGAGATGCATTGTTGCAATTGGGGCAGATTGAATACAAGCTTGGGAATTTCAATGCTTCCCTTGCTTATGAGGAGGAAGCCTTTGCCATTTATCGCGATGAAGATGATAAGGTATACCAATCCTATGCCGCCAACCATGCGGGCTTGGCCGCTGAAGCGCTTGGGGATATGCAAAAGGCCGAGGAGTACCAAAGAGCAGCCATGACATTGGCACAAGAAGTGGGCGTAAAATCAGCTTTATCCACTGCGCTGCGGGATTTGGGTCGAATCCATGCCAAAAAGGGGCTCTTGAATGATGCAAGAACATTTTTGGAAGAATCTTATAAGGTATCGGAAAGTACTGGCATACAACTGGACATCGCTTCTTCGCTCAAAGAACTTGCACAAGTTGATTACCAATCCAATGAGTTTAGCGAAGCCCTTAAAAAAATGGACCGAGTAATAGAAATGGCCGAAAGCATTGGTGCCGTTTCCATCCTTGGACAATCCTACAGGGAACGCAGTCAAATCCACGAAAGCTTGGGCAAATACACCAATGCCATAGCGGACCTAAGAACATATCAAATCATAAACGATAGTATTTTCAACAGTAGAAAGTCCCAGCAAATAGAAGAACTCAAAACCATTTACGAAACCGAAAAAAAAGAAGCTGAAATCGCCCTTCAAGAAGAGGAAATCAACACCTTGAACGCACAGGCCAAGGTGAACCGACTCACCAAAGGTCTGTATGCCGGAGGTATGGCCTCTGCCCTAGCCCTTTCCGGTCTTCTGGTGTTCGGTTACCGCCAGAAAATGAAGAAAAACAAGATCGCTCGCGAAAAGCAGGAGGAAATCTACAAACAGGAAATTGAGCACAAGAAAAAGGAACTCGCCAGCCAGACCCTGCATTTGGTGCAGAAAAACACCTTTATCCAAGAGTTGATGGACAACCTGGAGAACATTAAAAACTCCCCGGAAAAGTTCAAAATGGAATTTCGGCGTATCGTGATGCTGTTAAAAAAGGAAAATGCCTCCGATAAGGACTGGGAAGTGTTCAAAACCTACTTTGCCGAAGTACATAATGACTTTGACCAGAAACTAAAGACCATTTACCCGGACATTTCCGAAAAAGAAATCCGGTTGGCTGCCTTTTTGCGTATGAACCTGACCACCAAGGAAATTGCGGCCACACTGAATGTGTTGCCCGACAGTATCTTGAAATCAAAGTATCGACTAAAAAAGAAATTGGAACTGGATAAGGAGACGGATTTGGTAGCGTTCTTAAGCTCATTGTAG
- a CDS encoding thiol-activated cytolysin family protein, with product MKSISKKINLWTLLIWSMTLCLAVSCSKDEGTDPPIDKGGENGGEENDDLEAINAYIENLSYNPDELLNVQDTGGSATERTVTNDNTINTGPTLGQLFECRTQDYNLESNFDDVAILRPTNGIVFPGALVVGNQGMLDGAPDPLTLGRAPVTLRLDLPGIGSQGNIVVDNPTNSSVQSSIDNALEWWNANAYQEGYVNASNSSYQASTSYSSKQFSLDVGLNVEWATGSLASQFDYESTTEKRYAGVVFKQVFYTVTMDTPSSPGSVFDTSVSQAAVASAMDSDTPPAYVSSVSYGRIIMVRMETTNTNTSVELDAVLEYAGGVSGVGTVNSTYDEILKTSNITVVTIGGNAEAASEAINLADIESGYGSLNSVITGENAVYSRDNPGVPIAYTIRYLKDNTLAKMGYTTDYRVESCQTFRYDHASVDVDNNSIFDVRYRFIYKTAGTNNTVIGGYNTVNNGQRSVKSPPDGAHDVEVEFQFQDAFVWRALGSPRPYGYLSSQKCFEVTNNLLLQITLSPISCN from the coding sequence ATGAAATCAATTTCAAAAAAAATCAACTTATGGACCTTGTTGATATGGTCCATGACATTATGCCTCGCTGTTTCGTGCAGCAAGGATGAAGGAACGGATCCTCCCATTGACAAAGGGGGCGAAAATGGCGGTGAGGAAAATGATGACCTGGAGGCCATCAACGCATATATTGAAAATCTATCTTACAATCCCGATGAACTTTTAAATGTTCAAGATACGGGCGGAAGCGCCACGGAACGTACCGTAACCAATGATAATACCATAAATACAGGCCCCACATTGGGACAGCTTTTCGAATGCAGGACACAAGATTACAATTTGGAGTCCAATTTTGACGATGTGGCCATTTTGCGTCCGACCAATGGTATTGTTTTTCCCGGGGCCTTGGTCGTGGGCAACCAAGGTATGCTGGATGGCGCTCCAGACCCTTTGACCTTGGGTAGGGCTCCGGTAACGCTTCGGTTGGACCTACCGGGAATTGGATCGCAAGGGAACATTGTGGTGGACAATCCCACAAACTCCTCCGTACAGTCCAGTATTGACAATGCTTTGGAGTGGTGGAATGCCAATGCCTACCAAGAGGGGTATGTGAACGCTTCCAATTCTTCGTATCAAGCTTCCACTTCCTACTCTTCAAAGCAATTTAGTTTGGATGTTGGCCTGAATGTGGAATGGGCCACGGGATCATTGGCCTCACAATTTGATTATGAAAGCACAACGGAGAAGCGATATGCCGGGGTAGTGTTCAAACAAGTTTTCTACACGGTGACGATGGACACCCCAAGCTCCCCGGGCAGTGTTTTTGATACCTCTGTAAGCCAAGCCGCTGTTGCATCTGCCATGGATTCCGATACGCCGCCAGCCTATGTGAGTTCCGTTTCGTACGGACGCATCATTATGGTGCGTATGGAAACCACCAATACGAATACGTCGGTTGAGTTGGATGCAGTTTTGGAATACGCTGGAGGCGTTAGTGGTGTGGGAACGGTCAACTCGACCTATGATGAAATCTTAAAAACGTCCAACATAACGGTGGTTACCATTGGCGGAAATGCCGAAGCAGCCTCCGAAGCCATTAATTTAGCGGATATTGAATCGGGCTATGGTTCTTTGAACAGTGTCATTACGGGAGAGAATGCGGTATACAGTAGGGATAATCCGGGAGTACCCATTGCCTATACCATCCGATACTTAAAAGACAATACGCTGGCCAAAATGGGGTATACCACGGATTATCGCGTGGAAAGTTGCCAAACGTTTAGGTATGACCACGCCAGTGTTGACGTGGACAACAATTCAATTTTTGATGTGCGGTACAGGTTTATTTATAAAACCGCCGGAACCAACAATACGGTAATTGGTGGCTATAACACCGTAAACAATGGACAGCGCTCCGTGAAAAGTCCACCGGATGGAGCGCACGATGTGGAAGTGGAATTCCAGTTTCAGGATGCCTTTGTTTGGAGGGCATTGGGAAGTCCTAGGCCTTATGGGTATCTGAGCAGTCAAAAGTGCTTCGAAGTGACCAATAATCTACTCCTTCAGATTACACTTTCACCCATTAGCTGTAATTAA